The genomic segment GCGGACCCGGCGGCGGGACCGGCCCGGACAGCGGAAGCCGGCCCCACCATCGGCTCAGCCGCGGGCCACGCCGTCGCGCCGGGCGGCCTCGGCGACCGCCTCGGCCACCGCCGGGGCGACCCGGGGGTCGAGCGGCGACGGCACGATCGCGTCGGCGGTGAGCGAGTCGGCGACCACCGCCGAGATCGCGTCGGCGGCGGCGACCTTCATGCCGTCGGTGATCCGCACCGCGCGGGCGTCCAGCGCGCCGCGGAAGATCCCCGGGAACGCGAGCACGTTGTTGATCTGGTTCGGGAAGTCGCTGCGTCCGGTGGCGACGACCGCCGCGTGCCGGGCGGCCACCTGCGGATGCACCTCCGGCGTCGGGTTCGCGAGCGCGAAGATCACCCCGTCGGGTGCCATGGCGGCCACCGCGTCCGCGGCGATCTGGCCGCCGGAGACGCCGATCAGCACATCGGCACCGCGCAGCGCCTCGACCACACCGCCGGTCAGCCCGGCGGCGTTCGTCAGCGCGGCCAGTTCCGCCTTGGTGGCGGTCAGGTCGGGGCGGTCCGGGTGCAGGATGCCGCGGGAGTCGCAGACCAGCACCTCGGCCGGGTCGACCCCGCCGGCCACCAGCATCCGGGTCACCGCGACCCCGGCCGCGCCGGCCCCGCTGACCACCACCCGCAGGTCGCCGAGCTTCCGGTCGAGCAGGGCGGCGGCGTTGCGCAGGGCGGCCAGCACCACGATCGCCGTACCGTGCTGGTCGTCGTGGAAGACCGGGATCGGCAGCGCGTCGGCCAGCCGGCGTTCGATCTCGAAGCAGCGCGGCGCGCTGATGTCCTCCAGGTTGATCCCGCCGAACGACGGGGCCAGCGCGGTGACCACCGAGATGATCTCCTCGGTGTCCTGGGTGTCGAGGCAGATCGGCACGGCGTCGACACCGCCGAACTGTTTGAAGAGCACCGCCTTGCCCTCCATCACCGGCATCGCGGCGCGGGGGCCGATGTTGCCCAGCCCGAGCACGGCGCTACCGTCGGTGACCACGGCGACGGTGTGCGAGGTCCAGGTGTAGTCGCCGAGCAGCGCGGGATCGGCGGCGATCGCCTCGCAGACCTGCGCGACGCCGGGCGTGTAGGCCAGGGAGAGGTCCTCGCGGCTGGTCAGCGGGACGGTCGAGACGACGGCCAGCTTGCCGCCCCGATGAAGATCAAAAACAGGATCGCCAGGATCCACAATAGACGCAGACATTTGGTGACTCCAGGATGCGTGAAGCAGATGGACCAGCCGGCCTGACGCGAGATCATCGATTGCCGGCGGTACGGTGCGGGGGTCACCCGAGCACGGACTTCGAGCATAGTGCCGGCTTGCGGTCCAGGATGTGAGCAGGGTCATACCCGCCGGTAACCGAACCACCTCGGCGCCGGCCAGTACCGCAGCACCACCCGGCCCCGGACCTCGGCCACCCCGTAGCTGCGGGAGTCGTCGGTGGCCAGGTCGTTGTCGCCGCGTACCCACCAGCCGCCGTCGCAGGGTCGGACCGCGCGCTTGACGACCAGCAGGCCCGGCCGGCTCCGGAAGGTCGCCACCACCAGGTCGCCCGGGCGGACCGCCCGGCCCGTCCCGCGCACCAGCAACGCGTCGCCGTGGCGCAGGGTCGGCGCCATCGACGGCCCCGACACGAGTACGGCGAACAGCCACCGCCCCGCCCGACCACCGTTGCGGTGGCGCCACCGAACGGGCACCAGGTTTCACCTCCGCCCCGTCGGGGACGTCTTCCAGGAGTAGTGTCAACCCGGATCATCGCAAACATTCACGGAGGGTCCTGATGCGACTTCCACGTATTCTCACGCCGCGCCTGGTCGCCCACGCCCATTGCGACCTGCCGTGCGGCGTCTACGACCCGGCCCAGGCCCGGATCGAGGCCGAGTCGGTCAAGGCGATCGCCGAGAAGTACCAGGCCAACACCGACCCGGAGTTCCGCACCCGGGCGCTGCTCATCAAGGAGCAGCGCGCCGAGCTGGTCAAGCACCACCTCTGGGTGCTCTGGACCGACTACTTCAAGCCCCCGCACTTCGAGAAGTACCCCCAGCTCCACCAGCTCTTCAACGAGGCCACCAAGCTCGCCGGTGGCGGTGGCGGCACCAAGGCCTCCACCGATCCGGCCAAGGCCGACGAGCTGCTGCAGAAGATCGACGAGATCGCGAAGATCTTCTGGGAGACCAAGCAGGCCTGAGCTCACCACGCGAGGGCTGGGCGGATCCGTGGATCCGCCCAGCCCTCCCCCGCGTCGGGCCACCGCCGGCCGGTAGAGTCCGCGCCGGGGGTGCCGACGGTGACTCATGCGACAACCGGACCGACGACCGAGGACGATGTCGTCCTGCTGACGGTGCCCGCCGACGGCGGCTATCTCGGCGTGCTGCGCACCGCGACGGCCGGGCTCGCCGCCCGGCTGCACTTCGCCCTGGACGAGATCGAGGACCTGCGGATCGCCGTCGACGAGGCGTGCGCCATGCTGCTCGCGGTGGCCGTGCCGAGCGCCGAGGTGGAGTGCCAGTTCACCGTCACCGACGACGCCCTCACCGTCCGGGTGACCGTGCCGACGGTGGCCGGCGCGCGACTGCCGGCCGAGTCGTCGTTCGCCTGGAAGGTGCTCACCGCGCTCACCACGTCGGCCTCCGCCACGCTCGCCGACGGGCGGGCGACCATCGCGCTGCTCACCCGCCGCGCCGGGGCGGCCTGACCGACCGGCCCGTCAGCCCACCCCGAGCGCCCGGGTGGTGGGCGGGCTGACCAGCAGGGCGCAGACCAGCAGACCCAGAGCCGCCAGCGGTACGCCGAGCCAGCCCAATCCGCCCTGCACCATGTAGTAGCCGATCGGCAGCAGCATGAGCTGCAGGACGATCGCCGGCGCCCGCGCGCCGGCCCGACGCCGGCGCAGGGCCGCGCCCAGCCCCCAGAGCAGCACGGCGCCACCCAGCGCGAACGCGGTGACGACAAGCGCCGAGGCCAGGTCCGTCGCGGTCGCGGTGAAATCCTGATAGACCAGGTACGCGGCGAGCAGGCCGAGGGCTGCCGCCTGCGCCCACAGCAGCCAGATCGCGGCGCGCAGCGGGCCGGGCGCCGGCCCCGACGGTGGTGGCGGGACGTCGGTCACGGGCGACACGATACCCGCGCCGGGTCGCGGTACAGTGCCGCCCATGCGGGCCATCCTGGTGGTCAACCCGAAGGCCACCACCACCAGCCAGCGCAGCCGGGACGTGCTCGTCCGCGCGTTGCGCAGCGAGGTCGACCTCACCGTGGCGTACACCCGCCGGCGCGGCCACGCGGTGGCGCTGGCCCGCACCGCCGTCGCCGAGGGCTTCGAGCTGGTGGTGACCCTCGGTGGCGACGGCACGGTGAACGAGGTGGTGAACGGTCTGATGACGGCCGAGTCACCGACCCTCGATCCGGCACAGCCGCCGGCCGACCGGTTGCCGGCCCTCGCGGTGGTGCCCGGGGGGTCGACGAACGTCTTCGCGCGCGCGCTCGGGCTGCCGCGGGAGTGGCCCGAGGGCACCAGCGTGATCCTGGAGGCGCTGCGCCTCGGTCGGACCCGCACGGTGGGCCTGGGGCTGGCCGACGACCGCTACTTCACCTTCTGCGCCGGCTTCGGCCTGGACGCCGCCGTGATCGACCGGGTCGAGCGGGCCCGCCGGAAGGGCCGGGTCTCCACCCCGTCCCTCTATCTTCGGGCCACGCTGAGCCAGTACTTCCTCGGCAGCGACCGGAGCCACCCGGCGATCGCGCTGGAGCGGCCCGGCGAGCTGACCGAGGACGAGCTGGCCACCGTGATCATCCAGAACACGGCGCCCTGGACGTACCTGGGCGAGCGCCCGGTGAACCCGAATCCGGAGGCGTCGTTCGACCTGGGTCTGGATGTGCTGGCACTGCGTAGACTGCGCGTCCCTAGCACAACACGCACGGTCACCCAGATCCTGTCCCGCCGCCCCGATCCACGTGGACGCCAAGTGCTACGACTCCATGACGTTGCGGAGTTCACCCTGGTGTCGGAGCGTCCGCAGGCGTTCCAGCTCGACGGCGACTATCTCGGCCCGCGAGAGAAGGTGCGTTTCACATCCGTAACTGCCGCACTTAGAGTAATCTGCTGACCCTGGGGGTACAGCGTTC from the Solwaraspora sp. WMMD1047 genome contains:
- a CDS encoding NADP-dependent malic enzyme; amino-acid sequence: MSASIVDPGDPVFDLHRGGKLAVVSTVPLTSREDLSLAYTPGVAQVCEAIAADPALLGDYTWTSHTVAVVTDGSAVLGLGNIGPRAAMPVMEGKAVLFKQFGGVDAVPICLDTQDTEEIISVVTALAPSFGGINLEDISAPRCFEIERRLADALPIPVFHDDQHGTAIVVLAALRNAAALLDRKLGDLRVVVSGAGAAGVAVTRMLVAGGVDPAEVLVCDSRGILHPDRPDLTATKAELAALTNAAGLTGGVVEALRGADVLIGVSGGQIAADAVAAMAPDGVIFALANPTPEVHPQVAARHAAVVATGRSDFPNQINNVLAFPGIFRGALDARAVRITDGMKVAAADAISAVVADSLTADAIVPSPLDPRVAPAVAEAVAEAARRDGVARG
- a CDS encoding S24/S26 family peptidase, coding for MPVRWRHRNGGRAGRWLFAVLVSGPSMAPTLRHGDALLVRGTGRAVRPGDLVVATFRSRPGLLVVKRAVRPCDGGWWVRGDNDLATDDSRSYGVAEVRGRVVLRYWPAPRWFGYRRV
- the sodN gene encoding superoxide dismutase, Ni — encoded protein: MRLPRILTPRLVAHAHCDLPCGVYDPAQARIEAESVKAIAEKYQANTDPEFRTRALLIKEQRAELVKHHLWVLWTDYFKPPHFEKYPQLHQLFNEATKLAGGGGGTKASTDPAKADELLQKIDEIAKIFWETKQA
- a CDS encoding ATP-binding protein, which encodes MTHATTGPTTEDDVVLLTVPADGGYLGVLRTATAGLAARLHFALDEIEDLRIAVDEACAMLLAVAVPSAEVECQFTVTDDALTVRVTVPTVAGARLPAESSFAWKVLTALTTSASATLADGRATIALLTRRAGAA
- a CDS encoding diacylglycerol kinase family protein — protein: MRAILVVNPKATTTSQRSRDVLVRALRSEVDLTVAYTRRRGHAVALARTAVAEGFELVVTLGGDGTVNEVVNGLMTAESPTLDPAQPPADRLPALAVVPGGSTNVFARALGLPREWPEGTSVILEALRLGRTRTVGLGLADDRYFTFCAGFGLDAAVIDRVERARRKGRVSTPSLYLRATLSQYFLGSDRSHPAIALERPGELTEDELATVIIQNTAPWTYLGERPVNPNPEASFDLGLDVLALRRLRVPSTTRTVTQILSRRPDPRGRQVLRLHDVAEFTLVSERPQAFQLDGDYLGPREKVRFTSVTAALRVIC